One window of Vitis riparia cultivar Riparia Gloire de Montpellier isolate 1030 chromosome 5, EGFV_Vit.rip_1.0, whole genome shotgun sequence genomic DNA carries:
- the LOC117914009 gene encoding probable E3 ubiquitin-protein ligase ARI7 isoform X1 — MDSEDDMHDANDVDSLEDFYSGDTAADSDDDNDADYDFDNDSDDDADAIMLHRHQPNYTILKEEDIHQHQEDDIARVAAVLSIASVSASILLRHYHWSVSKVNDEWFADESRVRKAVGLLEEPLVRYPNAKELTCGICFETYPRDMIQSAACGHPFCSTCWEGYISTSINDGPGCLMLRCPDPSCRAAVGQDMINLLASDEDNEKYSRYLLRSYIEDNRKTKWCPAPGCEYAVEFVAGSGSYDVACQCSYGFCWNCTEEAHRPVDCSTVAKWILKNSAESENMNWRLGGIVGGTRFERTTMQILANSKPCPKCKRPIEKNQGCMHITCTPPCKFEFCWLCLGAWSDHGERTGGFYACNRYEAAKQEGVYDETERRREMAKNSLERYTHYYERWATNQSSRQKALADLHQMQNVNIEKLSDKQCQPESQLKFITEAWLQIVECRRVLKWTYAYGYYLPEHELPRRQFFEYLQGEAESGLERLHQCAEKELQTYLNVDGPSADFNDFRTKLAGLTSVTRNYFENLVRALENGLSDVDSYGACSRTTSSKSMGGTSKARGGRGKGTTSRSSSSNKTPDDSSRWYCEHCATANAKSAYTCQMCHQRRA; from the exons ATGGACTCCGAGGACGATATGCACGATGCTAACGATGTCGACTCTTTGGAGGACTTCTACAGCGGCGACACCGCTGCCGACTCCGACGACGACAACGACGCCGATTACGACTTCGACAACGATTCCGATGACGACGCCGACGCCATCATGTTGCATCGCCATCAG CCTAATTATACCATCTTAAAGGAAGAAGATATACATCAGCATCAGGAAGATGATATTGCAAGAGTAGCTGCTGTTCTTTCAATAGCAAGTGTTTCAGCGAGCATCCTGCTCCGCCACTACCATTG GAGTGTTAGTAAAGTCAATGATGAATGGTTTGCTGATGAAAGTAGAGTCCGGAAAGCTGTTGGCTTATTGGAAGAACCACTTGTTCGATATCCCAATGCTAAAGAA CTGACTTGTGGGATCTGTTTTGAAACCTATCCTCGTGATATGATACAATCAGCTGCTTGTGGTCATCCATTTTGTAGCACATGCTGGGAAG gtTATATTAGCACATCAATCAATGATGGTCCTGGTTGTTTGATGTTAAGATGCCCTGATCCATCTTGCCGAGCTGCTGTGGGCCAAGACATGATCAATCTCTTGGCATCTGATGAAGACAACGAGAAGTATTCTCGTTACCTTCTTAGATCATATATTGAAGACAATAGGAAG ACCAAATGGTGTCCTGCCCCAGGTTGTGAGTATGCTGTGGAGTTCGTTGCTGGTAGTGGGAGCTATGATGTAGCCTGCCAGTGCTCATACGGATTTTGTTGGAAT TGTACAGAGGAAGCTCATCGTCCAGTGGACTGTAGCACTGTGGCCAAGTGGATTTTGAAGAACAGCGCTGAATCTGAAAACATGAATTG GAGGTTGGGTGGGATTGTGGGAGGCACCAGGTTCGAGAGGACTACCATGCA GATACTAGCTAATTCGAAGCCTTGTCCGAAGTGTAAGCGTCCAATTGAAAAAAACCAAGGGTGTATGCATATTACATGCACACCACCCTGCAAATTTGAATTTTGCTG GCTATGCCTTGGTGCATGGTCAGATCATGGTGAGAGGACGGGTGGCTTTTACGCATGTAATCGATATGAAGCAGCAAAGCAAGAGGGAGTG TATGATGAAACTGAGAGAAGACGGGAGATGGCGAAAAATTCTTTAGAACGATACACTCATTATTATGAACGGTGGGCGACCAACCAATCG TCAAGGCAAAAAGCTCTTGCAGATTTACATCAAATGCAAAACGTGAAT ATTGAGAAGCTCAGTGACAAACAGTGCCAACCTGAATCACAGCTCAAGTTCATAACAGAGGCCTGGCTACAG ATAGTTGAATGCAGACGGGTGCTGAAATGGACATATGCATATGGTTACTACTTACCCGAGCATGAGCTTCCCAGGAGACAATTTTTTGAGTACTTGCAAG GTGAGGCGGAGTCGGGTTTGGAAAGGCTTCATCAATGTGCAGAGAAGGAATTACAAACATACCTCAATGTTGATGGTCCATCAGCAGATTTCAATGACTTCCGCACAAAGCTAGCTGGACTGACAAG TGTAACACGGAATTACTTCGAGAACCTGGTCAGAGCATTGGAGAATGGGCTGTCAGATGTAGACTCTTATGGGGCTTGTAGCAGGACGACAAGTTCAAAGAGCATGGGAGGCACCAGTAAGGCTAGAGGTGGAAGGGGAAAGGGAACTACATCCCGATCCAGTAGCTCCAACAAAACCCCAGATGATTCAAGTCGATGGTATTGTGAACACTGTGCTACTGCTAATGCCAAGTCTGCCTACACATGCCAGATGTGCCACCAGCGACGGGCCTAA
- the LOC117914009 gene encoding probable E3 ubiquitin-protein ligase ARI7 isoform X2, protein MDSEDDMHDANDVDSLEDFYSGDTAADSDDDNDADYDFDNDSDDDADAIMLHRHQPNYTILKEEDIHQHQEDDIARVAAVLSIASVSASILLRHYHWSVSKVNDEWFADESRVRKAVGLLEEPLVRYPNAKELTCGICFETYPRDMIQSAACGHPFCSTCWEGYISTSINDGPGCLMLRCPDPSCRAAVGQDMINLLASDEDNEKYSRYLLRSYIEDNRKTKWCPAPGCEYAVEFVAGSGSYDVACQCSYGFCWNCTEEAHRPVDCSTVAKWILKNSAESENMNWILANSKPCPKCKRPIEKNQGCMHITCTPPCKFEFCWLCLGAWSDHGERTGGFYACNRYEAAKQEGVYDETERRREMAKNSLERYTHYYERWATNQSSRQKALADLHQMQNVNIEKLSDKQCQPESQLKFITEAWLQIVECRRVLKWTYAYGYYLPEHELPRRQFFEYLQGEAESGLERLHQCAEKELQTYLNVDGPSADFNDFRTKLAGLTSVTRNYFENLVRALENGLSDVDSYGACSRTTSSKSMGGTSKARGGRGKGTTSRSSSSNKTPDDSSRWYCEHCATANAKSAYTCQMCHQRRA, encoded by the exons ATGGACTCCGAGGACGATATGCACGATGCTAACGATGTCGACTCTTTGGAGGACTTCTACAGCGGCGACACCGCTGCCGACTCCGACGACGACAACGACGCCGATTACGACTTCGACAACGATTCCGATGACGACGCCGACGCCATCATGTTGCATCGCCATCAG CCTAATTATACCATCTTAAAGGAAGAAGATATACATCAGCATCAGGAAGATGATATTGCAAGAGTAGCTGCTGTTCTTTCAATAGCAAGTGTTTCAGCGAGCATCCTGCTCCGCCACTACCATTG GAGTGTTAGTAAAGTCAATGATGAATGGTTTGCTGATGAAAGTAGAGTCCGGAAAGCTGTTGGCTTATTGGAAGAACCACTTGTTCGATATCCCAATGCTAAAGAA CTGACTTGTGGGATCTGTTTTGAAACCTATCCTCGTGATATGATACAATCAGCTGCTTGTGGTCATCCATTTTGTAGCACATGCTGGGAAG gtTATATTAGCACATCAATCAATGATGGTCCTGGTTGTTTGATGTTAAGATGCCCTGATCCATCTTGCCGAGCTGCTGTGGGCCAAGACATGATCAATCTCTTGGCATCTGATGAAGACAACGAGAAGTATTCTCGTTACCTTCTTAGATCATATATTGAAGACAATAGGAAG ACCAAATGGTGTCCTGCCCCAGGTTGTGAGTATGCTGTGGAGTTCGTTGCTGGTAGTGGGAGCTATGATGTAGCCTGCCAGTGCTCATACGGATTTTGTTGGAAT TGTACAGAGGAAGCTCATCGTCCAGTGGACTGTAGCACTGTGGCCAAGTGGATTTTGAAGAACAGCGCTGAATCTGAAAACATGAATTG GATACTAGCTAATTCGAAGCCTTGTCCGAAGTGTAAGCGTCCAATTGAAAAAAACCAAGGGTGTATGCATATTACATGCACACCACCCTGCAAATTTGAATTTTGCTG GCTATGCCTTGGTGCATGGTCAGATCATGGTGAGAGGACGGGTGGCTTTTACGCATGTAATCGATATGAAGCAGCAAAGCAAGAGGGAGTG TATGATGAAACTGAGAGAAGACGGGAGATGGCGAAAAATTCTTTAGAACGATACACTCATTATTATGAACGGTGGGCGACCAACCAATCG TCAAGGCAAAAAGCTCTTGCAGATTTACATCAAATGCAAAACGTGAAT ATTGAGAAGCTCAGTGACAAACAGTGCCAACCTGAATCACAGCTCAAGTTCATAACAGAGGCCTGGCTACAG ATAGTTGAATGCAGACGGGTGCTGAAATGGACATATGCATATGGTTACTACTTACCCGAGCATGAGCTTCCCAGGAGACAATTTTTTGAGTACTTGCAAG GTGAGGCGGAGTCGGGTTTGGAAAGGCTTCATCAATGTGCAGAGAAGGAATTACAAACATACCTCAATGTTGATGGTCCATCAGCAGATTTCAATGACTTCCGCACAAAGCTAGCTGGACTGACAAG TGTAACACGGAATTACTTCGAGAACCTGGTCAGAGCATTGGAGAATGGGCTGTCAGATGTAGACTCTTATGGGGCTTGTAGCAGGACGACAAGTTCAAAGAGCATGGGAGGCACCAGTAAGGCTAGAGGTGGAAGGGGAAAGGGAACTACATCCCGATCCAGTAGCTCCAACAAAACCCCAGATGATTCAAGTCGATGGTATTGTGAACACTGTGCTACTGCTAATGCCAAGTCTGCCTACACATGCCAGATGTGCCACCAGCGACGGGCCTAA
- the LOC117914216 gene encoding calcium-dependent protein kinase 24 has product MGGCISMPAKAGQKKKAKAKKIIPESGDDVFRKSVTIRPISVLKEPSGKDIYKTYRLGKELGRGEFGVTHQCFDLETGEIFACKTISKSKLTTEIDIQDVRREVEIMKHLPKHPNIVRLKEAYEDKDNVHLVMELCEGGELFDRIVARGHYTERAAADVTRSIVEILQICHQHGVMHRDLKPENFLFADASEASPLKAIDFGLSIFFKPGQRFNEIVGSPYYMAPEVLRRHYGPEVDVWSAGVILYILLCGVPPFWAETEEGIAQAIVKSVVDFEKDPWPHVSEDAKDLVRSMLDPNPYNRLTVEEVLAHPWIKNATSIPNVSLGENVRTRIKQFSLMNKFKKRVLRVVADNLPNEQRDGIRQIFHMMDTDKNGNLSFEELKDGLHKIGHPVADPDVKMLIEAADMDGTGTLNCDEFVTISVHLRKISSDENLSEAFRAFDKNDSGFIEFEELREALREDNLGPNNEQVIQDIIFDVDLDKDGRISYDEFKAMMKTGMDWKMSSRQYSRAMLNALSMRIFKDKSMPLQNKSMQLENRSMLLKNRSMRLQNQVFV; this is encoded by the exons ATGGGAGGCTGCATTTCCATGCCTGCTAAGGCAGGCCAGAAGAAGAAAGCCAAGGCCAAAAAGATCATCCCTGAATCTGGCGACGACGTGTTTCGGAAATCGGTGACGATCCGGCCGATATCGGTGTTGAAGGAGCCGAGCGGCAAGGACATTTACAAGACGTACAGGCTGGGGAAGGAGCTGGGGCGGGGGGAGTTTGGGGTAACCCACCAGTGTTTCGACCTGGAGACCGGGGAAATCTTCGCCTGCAAGACGATTTCGAAGAGCAAGCTGACGACCGAGATCGATATTCAGGATGTGAGGAGGGAGGTGGAGATTATGAAGCATTTGCCCAAGCACCCGAATATCGTAAGGTTGAAGGAGGCGTATGAGGACAAGGATAATGTACATTTGGTCATGGAACTCTGCGAGGGAGGCGAGCTCTTCGATAGGATTGTCGCCCGCGGCCACTACACAGAGCGGGCCGCCGCAGATGTCACCAGAAGTATTGTCGAGATCCTTCAG ATATGCCATCAACATGGAGTGATGCATCGAGACCTAAAGCCAGAGAATTTCTTGTTTGCAGATGCTAGTGAAGCTTCACCATTGAAGGCAATTGATTTTGGGCTATCCATATTCTTTAAGCCGG GCCAGCGGTTCAATGAAATTGTTGGAAGCCCCTACTACATGGCCCCAGAAGTCCTGAGACGACACTATGGACCAGAAGTCGATGTTTGGAGCGCAGGCGTTATTCTTTATATCCTACTCTGTGGAGTTCCTCCCTTCTGGGCAG AAACCGAAGAAGGGATTGCACAGGCGATTGTGAAGTCTGTTGTAGACTTTGAGAAGGATCCTTGGCCTCATGTTTCTGAGGATGCCAAGGACCTAGTGAGGAGTATGCTTGATCCCAACCCTTATAACCGCTTGACTGTTGAAGAAGTCCTTG CCCATCCATGGATCAAAAATGCCACCAGCATCCCTAATGTGTCCCTTGGAGAAAATGTGAGGACGAGGATCAAGCAATTCTCATTGATGAACAAGTTCAAGAAGAGGGTTCTCAGA GTGGTAGCAGACAACCTACCAAATGAGCAGCGAGATGGAATCAGACAGATATTCCACATGATGGACACTGACAAAAATGGAAACTTGAGCTTTGAAGAGCTCAAAGACGGACTCCACAAGATTGGACATCCAGTTGCCGACCCTGATGTGAAGATGTTGATTGAAGCT GCTGATATGGATGGAACCGGGACACTGAACTGTGATGAGTTTGTAACAATTTCTGTGCACCTGAGAAAGATCAGCAGCGATGAAAATCTGAGCGAAGCTTTTAGGGCTTTCGACAAGAACGACAGTGGGTTCATTGAGTTTGAAGAGCTCAGAGAGGCCTTAAGAGAGGATAACCTTGGCCCCAACAATGAGCAGGTGATCCAAGACATCATTTTCGACGTTGATTTGGACAAG GATGGTCGGATCAGTTATGATGAGTTCAAGGCGATGATGAAGACGGGCATGGACTGGAAGATGTCGTCGCGCCAGTACTCAAGAGCAATGCTAAATGCCCTTAGCATGAGAATCTTCAAAGACAAATCTATGCCACTGCAAAACAAATCTATGCAGCTGGAAAACAGATCTATGCTGCTGAAAAACAGATCTATGAGACTGCAAAATCAAGTGTTTGTTTAG